The following DNA comes from Streptomyces spinoverrucosus.
CGAGTCCCCCTCACACGATCGGGTCGTGGACGGTGACGAGCTTGGTGCCGTCCGGGAAGGTCGCCTCGACCTGGACGTCGTGGATCATCTCGGGGATGCCCTCCATGACGTCGTCCCGGGTGAGCAGCTTGCGTCCGGAGGCCATGAGTTCGGCGACGCTACGGCCGTCCCGCGCGCCTTCGAGGAGGTGCGAGGTGATGAGGGCGACGGCCTCGGGGTGGTTCAGTTTCAGCCCGCGGGCGCGGCGCTTCTCGGCCACGTCGGCCGCCACGTGGATCAGCAGCCTCTCCTGCTCGTGCGGGGTCAGTTGCACGTCCCACCTCACATCCTCGCTCCGGGCCGTGCGGGGCCCGGTTGCCGCGGCCACCGGCAAAGTCCCTGGTGGCGTGGAGGGGCAGGCTAGTTGGCACGAGTTTCAAGCAAGTTAACCAAGCTGTGATCCATCAGCCGCGGAGCGCTCGTCCCGCATGCTCATCAACGCCCGCAGACCGTCGCGGAGTACCCCGACGGGGATGGGCCCGAAGAGGGACTGCTGTGCGAGGAAGCCCATCACGGCGGAGATCATCGTGCGGGCCACGTGGTCGGGGGCGACGTCCGGGCGCATCATCCCGGCGTCCTGGTAGCCCTCGACGATCCGGGACCAGGCCGCGCGTACCGAGACGTACCCGTCGCGCAGGACGGCCGCCAGTTCCTCGTTGCGCAGCGTCTCCGCCCACACCTGGATGACGAGCCGCGGAAAGG
Coding sequences within:
- a CDS encoding urease subunit gamma, which translates into the protein MQLTPHEQERLLIHVAADVAEKRRARGLKLNHPEAVALITSHLLEGARDGRSVAELMASGRKLLTRDDVMEGIPEMIHDVQVEATFPDGTKLVTVHDPIV